A DNA window from Jaculus jaculus isolate mJacJac1 chromosome 1, mJacJac1.mat.Y.cur, whole genome shotgun sequence contains the following coding sequences:
- the LOC105943923 gene encoding peptidyl-prolyl cis-trans isomerase FKBP3-like: MAVAVPQRAWTVEQLPKKDIIKFLQDHGSDSFLAEHKLLGNIKNVAKTANKDHLVTAYNHLFESKRFKGTESISKVSEQVKNVKLSEDKHKDTKSEENLDEGPPKYTKSVLKKGDKTNFPKKGDVVHCWYTGTLQDGTVFDTNIQTSSKKKKNAKPLSFKVGVGKVIRGWDEALLTMSKGEKARLEIEPEWAYGKKGQPDANPMYFAIAV, encoded by the coding sequence ATGGCGGTGGCCGTTCCGCAGCGAGCGTGGACCGTGGAGCAGCTGCCCAAGAAGGACATAATCAAGTTTCTGCAGGATCACGGTTCAGATTCGTTTCTTGCAGAGCATAAATTAttaggaaacattaaaaatgtaGCTAAAACAGCTAATAAGGACCATTTGGTTACAGCCTATAACCATCTTTTTGAAAGTAAGCGTTTCAAGGGTACTGAAAGTATAAGTAAAGTATCTGAGCAAGTGAAAAATGTGAAGCTTAGTGAAGATAAACACAAAGACACGAAATCTGAGGAGAATCTGGATGAGGGTCCACCAAAATATACAAAATCTGTTCTTAAGAAAGGAGATAAAACAAACTTTCCCAAAAAGGGAGATGTTGTTCACTGCTGGTACACAGGAACACTACAGGATGGAACTGTTTTTGATACCAATATTCAAACAAgctcaaagaagaagaaaaatgccaAGCCTTTAAGTTTTAAGGTTGGAGTAGGCAAGGTTATCAGAGGCTGGGATGAAGCACTCTTGACTATGAGTAAAGGAGAAAAGGCTCGACTAGAGATTGAACCAGAATgggcttatggaaagaaaggacaACCTGACGCCAATCCCATGTATTTTGCTATAGCTGtgtaa